TGTACATTTGAGGTAAGGAAAGATGAAACCGTGAGGTTTAATCTCTTATTTTTTAAGCAATGACCAGTAGTTGTGTGAGCTTGAAGATTGTTGTGCGGCTGCAGTGGAGTATCCCTAGTTGCTTTTCCTAGCCCTGTGAATTGTTACCTCAgctattgttttgttttggaggtttCAGTGGCAGTctgttttcctattttttgtttgttttgtgttgttgttgtgttgttgttgttgttgttttgtggggtcttttggtttttttggtgggctGCACCCATTCCTTGTGCAAAGGAGTGCCTCACTGTGAGCCTTTCTCTTCCCCACCAGGCCTATCCTTGCGCTAACGACAAGGAATGCGAAGTTGGGCGGTACTGCCACAGCCCTCACCAGGCCACGTCTGCGTGCATGATGTGCCGGAGGAAGAAGAAGCGCTGCCACCGGGACGGGATGTGCTGCCCTGGGAACCGCTGCAACAATGGTatggctgccagctctgggctgtccTGCAGAAAATCAGCCTTCTGACACCATCTGTTTCTATGAGTCTGCCCAGCAACAGTATTCTTTCCTGGGTGGTGGCAGTTCTTTTTCTAAGCCAAGAAAACTGAATTGTCTACTTCATTCCTCTGCCTAATTATCTCTTATAGTAGTTTTATGTTTAGGGCTCAGGTACTACCAGTCTTACAGTTTGTAGTGGAGAAACACAAAAATGCTGCTGCCTAAAATCACAGCTCTACATTCACTGTGGTTTGATTCACTGGAAGACTGCACAGAAGTCATATTTTAAGGAAGCAACAGAGACTTAATGAATCCTGAATCTCCTATCCCTGGGGAAGGTTATAGCCAGACTGTTTGCACTCCCATGGAGACTGGAGAGAGATGTCTGTAAGGAGCTCTCCAGAGGTTCAGACCATAAAGCCAGAGTGACAGAGAGACTGTCTGACAGGgagcaaggcagagctgtggtgagGTCAAGTGCCAGGATCCAGAGGTGAATGTGTGATTGGAGCTGAGCATCACTGAGGCCAAACCCCAGTGCTTTCATTGTCCTGACCTGGTTGGTGCATGtctctcagctgcttttcctcttacTCAAATCTTTGAGTGACTGTCTTTTCCTTGCAGGTATTTGCATACCAGTAACTGAAAGCATCCTTACTCCTCACATCCCTGCTCTAGAAGGGCCACGCAACAAGAAGAATGGTCATTATTCCAGCAAGGATTtggggtggcacagcctggggaggtCCCGCTCCAAGCTGTCACACATAAAAGGTAATGTCACATTCGAACTGGGCTGCTCTGTTCCTTCATGTCATGAATCACCTTAGTGCTGTTAAGATGGAGCAGTGGAAACCAGAAATAGGCAGTAATTTCACAGGCAATGAATGTCTAACGTGAGAGTTCACAGCATGACTCAGAAAGTGTTGCAATGTCAACTGACAGTTCCTGTGATTGAAACAGCATCTGCTTTCTTCTCTGTATCAGATGTGGACTGACAATCATTTTATCAGTTGTGCAAGATTGCAGACATCCTTCTCTTGTAACAGCTTGTAATTCTGCTTACAATCCTGTAGAAGAATTTCTCCTCACTAATTCTTATGACAAGTCTTATGCATTACCTCCTTGAACCTTCCTAATTAATATCTTCTCTTGTGTTTACATCCTTCAGACAAGTCACAGGTAGAAACATCACTTGacctttttctcattttcatttgcaTAAGTCTGCATTGAATCTGTACTTTCATGTTTTCCCATGAGATAAAATAATTTGGCTGCTCTTTTTAGGACACGAAGGCGACCCCTGCCTACGGTCATCAGACTGTATTGAGGGACATTGCTGTGCTCGCCATTTCTGGACCAAAATTTGCAAGCCTGTGTTGCATCAGGGAGAGGTGTGCACCAAACAGCGCAAGAAAGGGTCCCATGGACTGGAGATTTTCCAACGATGTGACTGTGCCAAGGGTTTGTCTTGCAAAGTATGGAAAGATGCGACCTCCTCCTCTAAATCAAGACTTCATGTGTGCCAGAAGATCTGAATGACAATTGGGAAGATAGTTTTAAGTGACTGTGGCTTTATGTGTTTAATGTATTATGGCATGGTGGAAAAAGGGGAATGCAAATGAAATTGGAATAGCTAAAGTAACAGTTAGAGTATGAGTAGAAGTCACACAAAATGCGTTTCTTTTTGAGCTGGTGGTAAACACAAGTGTAGCTGGAGTTCACCCACCGCACAGTTCTCCTGTAAATAATTCTACAGTTTGTGGAAAATGCTAGTATGCAAAAAATTAGAGTGGAAATGAATGTCACTTGCCTTGCTGTGTTGTCCCATGATGTTTCAGGGGTTCAGTGTTAGGGCTACAGTGGGTCTCCAGCATGGTAAggattttctgcagaaattgtaTACATTATACTCCTGTAGGAAGCAGTGCATGCCAGGAAGACTCATCTATCAATACATTATTGGCCACATTGCAGGTGTGAGGAATGGAAATAAAGTTACTGTGAATGTCCACATGCCCTTGTTATTCAGGGCTGACACTTCAGCAAGGAAGCACTCCTGCAGGACAAGagtgctgtgttttgcaggCCCTTACGAAGAAGGTGAAAACTGTCCATCTCAAAATTTCAAGAGAGTAGCAGTTTATCTAAGAGGAGGCATTTAAACAGGATTTTGTTTCCTATATATGGGTAAATTGAAATGCTTTATGTAGTTCAGTGTCATAGTAAGGCATTTAATCACTTGTATTTGCCTCGGTTTACTGCTAAAGATACGTTGGGTTGAACAGATGAAGCAAATATGTGTGCATGCTGAATCCAGAATTATATACAGGCAGTTCCTCATTAGTCTTAAATATACTTTCCTTGCCTAAGCATTCTTGCATTATAGacatttccaaaagaaatagCAGAGTGTAGAAGAGCTTTGAAGTTGTTTCTCGGTTGCTGTTGTAATATATATAACACCAGCATTTGTTGATGTATTTCGAGCATACTGCTACAAACtcaaatttttacattttatggCACTCTGCAGCAGTATAATGGATTTGTTCTTGATATAGCAAAGAAAGAGGAGTTGGGTCTTGGGAGCGCCTTGTCTCCTACAGAAGAAGATGTAAGAAGATGGCATAACCACAACTGACTTGTTAAACATCATGTGATGTCACAGCATATCAGCCTCCAGCATGTATTTGGCCTGAAAATGATGTCCTCTCACTCTGGAGTGTTCTGCCAGGAATGACAGAAGTATATAGACTGTGGAAACAGCTGCCAACCCTACGTTGTTTGTGTactggttaaaaaaaaggaCAGCCTCTGTCCCTTGACTTGTCTCCCAGGTCTTTTCAAACTTTttagattttacttttttgcaaatatttctttgtatAAACTTTGGTAAAGAGACTGATATTACTTTAAACAAGTCTGATTCTATAATTGACCTACTGCTAAGTTGTAATTACCCATTTATAATTACCCGTTTTCATGTCCTATAATACAAGAGAATTCTCTGTTTATTCAGTTCTGCACAACATGGGTAGGCCACTATATAGTTTAACTTTGAAGACCATACCACCATTACCTGACAGATTTTTCTGCCAAGGGGATATTTTAAAGCTTTAGCTTAGCTACACCACTTGACTCAGCCTTCCTAACCAGAACACAGACCCCAGCTTCATTGCTCTTATTTTTCATTAGAGTCTAAATCAGAAGACACGTCTTTCCCTACTGGAGATAACTCTTCTTACTCCAGCATTTTCCCATGTCACTGGGGCAGGAACAAGGCTCAGAAATTTCAAGATACTAAAAAAATCTAGGAAAcaatttttcaagttttatttaCACTGACACAGCACGTACTCAGAAGAACTCAAGTGCTCTCATTGCCGTTacacataaaagaaaattataccCAGCATTAGCAGGAGGGTTGCAGAAATGGCATCCCAACATTTTTTAGCTCTTTTTATTGGCCTACTCACCATTTTGCTCTTGCAGAACATAGTTATTTGGGATAATTTATTTACAGGAAATGTTTAATGAGATGTATTTTCTTATAGAGATATTTCTTACACAAAGCTTTGtagcaaaatatatttgcagCCTGTTGACTTTAATGTAGAAAAATGTATAATAagattaaatatattaaatttcCTTTCACATTCCTCCCCAAATATTTTACCCATATTCTTTCCCTTACCTGCTGCTTAAGAATAGTTCTTTACAGAAAGACATGCAAAtcaattggaaaaaaaatagtatatCTTAGCTATGCAAGTAAAAAGATCTGATTGTACTTGTGCCCGTGTGTAGGCTGAGTTTTGGTAAAAAACATGAAGGTCATCTTACAATCCCCATACAATATTTCTACAAAACTGGTTTAAATGACAACTACCTGTATCCTCCTCTTGGGTCGTTTTGCACCTAAACACTCAAGAATACCTTTTGAAAATAATCCACCTGGTTGTGTAATGTAAAATCAACCAGGTTAAGTAGGAAAGGTATCCAGATACATTTCCTGGATAGTGATACATACCAGAGGGACTCATGATGAATAATGGTGGTATTCAAATTACACAGCATTTTGTTAGAGGCTACAGCATGCAAATGCACTCCTGCAAAATCTATAACTAGCAATCCTGAAATGGCCACCAACAGCATTCAGCTCTAATAACTTGAAACAGTCTATGTGACATAACTGCGAATACTGTTAATAAAACCAGCCAAGTTTTGATCCCAGGAAAACTCCTGCAGAGCACAATAAATATTGCAAAATAATGGCTGTGCTTATTGAGCAATGGTCTTGATACTCCTGTTAGTTGTTTCTGGCAAACCTTTGCTCCAACAGATGTACATTTGAGGGATGGAATGGTCTCCACACGAGTAATTGTATTTAATGAAAAAGTTTAGCTACTGTCATTTGCAATATTTGGTTGGTAGGCCTTTGAAAATTCCAACACTTTTAACATCAACATAATAGTGTTGTGAGCATTTTCAGAGCCCAATGACTTCAACAGAGACTGCCAAAGCCTTCAGAGATTTAGTCTGGGAACAAAAACAATAGGCAGAGGCAGTTCCTTGCACATCACAAATACTGAGCCACACAGCTGAACAGAGTAGCATGCAAGCAGTTTTGTAAGACTAAACTTTGGTTGTTTAGAGGACAGTCAGTCAGTGTTTTGTGGAAATATACATCAGTTTGAGAATAAAAGGACTGCTAAATTTGGGGATAATTGCTCTCACTCACTGTGTCACTCATCACAGGAATTAAGAATGAGTTTGGTTCAGTAACATTTCAGAAATCTGCTGTCATGACAAAAGTACACAAGATGTTATTGCTGAAAAATTCAAGTAATTTTCCTATTAGCCTAGAATAGCCTCAGCAATGCAACATCTCCTTGGAAATACTTACtaacttttctaaaaataatggATTTCTACTTTATAACTACGTGTATTTGATTTACAgtataaatgtgtgtgtgtatctatTACTGTACTATTTGCTTTGTCTCATGTTGTTTGCAACCTTagtatttatgtttttaaacagttttttaatgaaaactatTAAAATAGATTTATCTGCTTCTATAACAACACTTTCAACAGCATCTGACAACAATACATCCAGCACTGACACCTAAGACAGAATTCACTGAAATTTAGGCCATCTTCTGCATATTCTGGCTTTCCAGCTCATTGtctcagcaacagcaaaaaagcCCTCACCAAACTCCATAAAAGATCTTGGGCAGAGGGTGCGAAGAGACATTCCTAAATGATTGCTTTTCACCAGCTCTTCTGCTTTCACTTTAGAGCTCTGCATGATCACCCCCACTAGCAAAAGTAAGTGCTATCaaagaaaatttatatttttcatccCTTCTAGTTTGCTTTCCTTCTAGTAAAGGCATTTAAGAAAGAGGTCCTGGAGTTCCAAACCAGGAGAAGCTCATGTAACAGTGTCTAAGCTCAGGCTTTTAGGAGTTTAGAGATCTATCCTCTAACTTTCAAAAACTTAATTGCTAAGAAAATTATATAATATCGAGACCATGtttctaaaaaataaagaaaccttGTTCTTTAGATTGTCAGTCACATGTTCTGAAAATAACTGCCCACAGtgagggaggaaaaacaaacacttccTTCTCACCCAAGCAACCTTACCTGTAGTCCCTGATAAAGGGAAAGCAGTTGTTCtggatttcttttgctttgggCACAGTG
This genomic window from Prinia subflava isolate CZ2003 ecotype Zambia chromosome Z, Cam_Psub_1.2, whole genome shotgun sequence contains:
- the DKK2 gene encoding dickkopf-related protein 2, whose product is MIVVMWNKCSCCLLLLAAVLIVESSQLDSSSSKVNSIKSTLMGEAPTQATNRSAGIHQGLMLASSKKGKMLEQMGKPPKHYHRQGEAYPCANDKECEVGRYCHSPHQATSACMMCRRKKKRCHRDGMCCPGNRCNNGICIPVTESILTPHIPALEGPRNKKNGHYSSKDLGWHSLGRSRSKLSHIKGHEGDPCLRSSDCIEGHCCARHFWTKICKPVLHQGEVCTKQRKKGSHGLEIFQRCDCAKGLSCKVWKDATSSSKSRLHVCQKI